A window from Fibrobacter sp. UWB11 encodes these proteins:
- a CDS encoding M50 family metallopeptidase, which produces MILDQQRKIFHESWYRLAESKITLRSSVHVHRQVYRGVLWYVLYEPFTNQYYRLPQGAYEFISKLSSHKTVGEVWNELLNSGAESVPSQGEVIEMLSQLYQSNMLLYEGVDDGTMLFDRNKKNVRKKVKATLLNIFFLKVPVFDPEFLLRKLKWLINILLSVPFALVWLAAIIVATKYGIENFDTLKDQTHGFLSPSNIGWVYVCTVVVKLLHEFGHSAVVKKYGGEVHTVGVMFMLLAPLPYMDATASWSFRKKWQRVFVGAGGMLFEFFIAAVALILWANLGGGILKALAYNVFIICSISTVLFNVNPLMRFDGYYILTDLLDMPNLQQRSVSHLKYLLERYVFRKYDAENIADTWSERFIYTFYGVASAIYRFFLFAGLVIAISEHYLILSFIMGTLLCLTMLVIPFGKFIKYIFAGPALAQVRSRAIILTLLVFSSLVGVLFYLPVPDTFTAPGVIEASRFENSIVGESGVVVGVNHISNDFVHVGDTLMVLENPELTYKIEEKQGEIRETNQMYYQALERSPENMHPIKIRLNVLNQGLDDLIERQNRLTLVAGMDGVLSTGDIQNYVGRHVKKGDSIGILLDTTSYDFVAVVSQEDVSRLFSGTPHKTSVRLNGEAFTEILTDKIQVIPTAQDKLPSNALGWHGGGDIETKTNGYSEQTAEPVYLVRTTLLADDKRALMKHGRSGKIRFDLGKKPIALQGIRKARQALQKYYRL; this is translated from the coding sequence ATGATTCTAGACCAACAGCGAAAGATTTTTCATGAATCGTGGTACCGGCTTGCAGAGAGTAAAATTACTTTGCGTTCGAGTGTCCACGTTCATCGCCAAGTTTATCGTGGCGTTCTGTGGTACGTTCTTTATGAACCGTTTACAAATCAGTATTACCGTTTGCCTCAAGGGGCGTACGAATTTATTTCTAAGCTGAGTTCGCATAAAACGGTGGGCGAGGTCTGGAACGAACTTTTGAATAGCGGTGCCGAGAGCGTTCCTAGCCAGGGCGAGGTCATCGAAATGCTTTCGCAGTTGTATCAGTCGAACATGCTCTTGTACGAGGGCGTGGATGATGGTACGATGTTGTTTGACCGTAACAAGAAGAATGTTCGCAAGAAGGTGAAAGCGACTCTTTTGAATATCTTCTTTTTGAAGGTCCCTGTTTTTGATCCTGAATTTCTATTGCGTAAGCTCAAGTGGCTCATCAACATTTTGTTGAGTGTGCCGTTTGCGCTTGTGTGGCTTGCTGCGATTATCGTTGCGACAAAATATGGCATTGAAAATTTCGATACGCTCAAGGATCAGACACACGGATTTTTATCGCCGTCGAATATCGGTTGGGTGTATGTCTGTACGGTGGTTGTTAAGCTGCTCCATGAATTCGGACATAGCGCCGTGGTGAAAAAGTATGGTGGCGAAGTTCACACGGTGGGCGTCATGTTCATGCTCTTGGCTCCGCTCCCGTACATGGATGCTACTGCGAGCTGGTCTTTCCGCAAAAAATGGCAACGCGTTTTTGTGGGTGCTGGCGGCATGCTCTTTGAATTCTTTATCGCTGCGGTGGCGCTCATATTATGGGCGAATCTTGGCGGTGGAATTTTAAAGGCTCTGGCATACAATGTGTTTATCATTTGTTCCATATCGACGGTGTTGTTTAACGTGAACCCGTTGATGCGTTTTGATGGATACTACATTCTCACGGACTTGTTGGATATGCCCAATTTGCAGCAACGTTCTGTTAGTCATTTGAAGTATCTGCTTGAACGTTATGTGTTCCGCAAGTACGATGCCGAAAACATTGCGGATACATGGAGCGAACGCTTTATTTACACGTTCTACGGTGTGGCGAGTGCTATTTACAGGTTCTTCTTGTTCGCAGGGCTTGTCATTGCGATTTCGGAGCATTACTTGATTTTGTCGTTCATAATGGGAACTTTGCTATGCTTGACCATGCTTGTTATCCCGTTCGGTAAGTTTATCAAGTATATATTTGCGGGGCCCGCTCTTGCGCAGGTCCGTAGTCGAGCGATTATATTGACGCTCCTTGTATTTTCGTCTCTTGTGGGCGTGTTGTTTTATTTGCCTGTGCCCGATACGTTTACGGCACCGGGGGTTATCGAGGCGAGCCGTTTCGAAAACAGCATTGTGGGCGAGAGCGGTGTCGTTGTTGGCGTGAACCATATTTCTAACGATTTTGTGCATGTGGGTGATACGCTCATGGTTCTCGAAAATCCAGAGTTGACTTATAAAATCGAAGAAAAACAGGGTGAAATTAGGGAAACGAACCAAATGTACTATCAAGCCTTGGAACGTTCTCCAGAAAATATGCATCCTATAAAAATTCGGTTGAATGTTTTGAATCAGGGTTTGGATGATCTTATAGAAAGGCAGAACAGGTTGACGTTAGTGGCTGGAATGGATGGCGTCCTTAGCACGGGTGATATTCAGAATTATGTGGGGCGTCATGTCAAGAAGGGTGATTCGATTGGAATTTTGCTTGATACGACTTCGTATGATTTTGTAGCGGTCGTAAGTCAAGAAGATGTTTCACGCTTGTTTTCGGGGACTCCGCATAAGACGAGTGTTCGCTTGAACGGCGAAGCGTTTACGGAAATTTTGACGGATAAAATTCAAGTGATTCCCACGGCCCAAGATAAGCTTCCTTCGAATGCGTTAGGCTGGCATGGCGGTGGTGATATTGAAACGAAAACGAATGGTTATTCGGAGCAAACGGCTGAACCTGTTTATTTAGTGAGAACAACGCTATTGGCCGATGACAAGCGCGCTCTTATGAAACATGGCCGTTCTGGAAAAATCCGCTTTGATTTGGGAAAGAAGCCGATTGCGTTGCAGGGAATTCGCAAGGCCCGCCAAGCTTTGCAGAAGTATTATAGGCTGTAG